The following nucleotide sequence is from Littorina saxatilis isolate snail1 unplaced genomic scaffold, US_GU_Lsax_2.0 scaffold_2037, whole genome shotgun sequence.
TGTGCAGACGGAGATTCACCCACCCATGGAAACCTTGTGCAGACGACAATCTGAACCATTGCTTGCTGCCACAGGGGAAGGAATGGGCAATACAGCTGAGTACTGCAATATAGCCAAGACAGCTCAACCACCGAACAAAGCAGCCCGGTGCAAACGCCATTCTGAACCGTCGCTTGGAGCTACCAAGGAAGACCTCGGAACTGATGCTGTCTACAGCAATGTACCCAAGAAAGTCCACCAACCAAACCAAACAGCACCGTTCAAAGGACAATCCGAACCGTTGCTAGCAGCCGCGGGGGAAGGGCTTGATAATGATGCTGTATACTGCAAAATATATAAGACGACTACCTCTGGACGGCAGAAAAGTGTGCCCGCAGTGTATTCCAATGTATCAGAGGAGGTCCATCAATCAGGCAAAACATCTCCACTAAGTACACGACAACTCCAAGACTCGCTGACAGTCACTGGAGAAGGACTGGATAATGATGCCGTGTACTGCAGAATAAACAAGGCCGCTAATTCAGGAGCGCAGAGAAGTTTACCACCTGGACGGAGAGCTGCATCTGAAGAAAGCAGGCTGCGGAACCACTGCAAAAAGGACGACAGAGGAAAGGCTGCGGAAGGTAATTTACTGCTCGTTGTACCTTTAACCAATTTTTGCCAGGTAGTTGTGGAGTTTGCTTGACAGGTAAAAGTAAAGATGGTCAGTTTCCAAACCAAAAAGCATTGAATGAGTGGACTGCATTCATTCTTGACGATTCATTCTTAGACAACCATTGGAAGGGCTATACATGTTGTCATCACCCAACACCTTCTTCTTTCTATGATAGGAGAACTTTAGCAACACCAACTACATTATTTTGCAGTTTATGGACGACAAAATACATAGTTTTCGGGGTTTAATTTTTAAATGAAGAGCACACCTATTTTGTAATAATCTACTAATGTTATCTATCACTTGCCAACGATGTAGTTGATGCAAACGAAAATGGAATAAATAGTGTGTTAACTCAATAAAACGCTTGATTGATGGTGTGaaatcgacacacacacaaaaaaaaacttcCTTATCGGAAATGAAAGGTTGTTTGGCTATTAGGATCAAACGAGTTGTGATCCTTTGAAGTTTCTTGACATTCCGTCAATCAAAGCGAAAACAAATCCGCTGAATATTGTGTGAACGCAGAGGCGTTCTCCCTTTCTTACTCCTTTGTGtatgtgggtggggggggggggatattgaCAACCAAACCATCGCAGCTTTAATAGGAACAACAAGTTTTGATACGTTGTACTTTTGTCATTAACATTTGTTGTTCTAAATATTTCAAAAGATGTCTATCTTCCTTTTCGACATTTGATGTATTTCATGTTTTGCAGATGACAAGTCCATTGCACTGTCACCGGAAGAAAGCTTGGCAACAAACACGGTAATATTAATAGAGCTATAAATCAAAACCAAGTCACAACtggaaatcaaacacacacacacacactcacacacacacacacacacacgcacacgcacacgcactcacacacacacacacacacacactcacacacacacacacacacacgcacacgcacacgcacacacacacacagctaataagttgtgcgtgcgtgcacgtgtgtgtgtgtgtgtgtgtgtgtgtgtgtatgtgtgtgtgtgtgcgtgtgtgtgtgtgcgtgtgtgtgtgcgtgtgtgtgcgtgtgtgtgtgtgtgagtgcgcgtatgtgtttgtttgtgtgattgtaaatgcgatggtgtgtgtgtgtgtgtgtgtgtatgtgtgtgtatgtgcgtgtgtgtgtctgtgtgtctgtgtgtctgtgtgtgtatgcgcgcgcttgtgtgtatatgtgtgtgtgtgtgtgtgtgtgtgtgtgtgtgtgtgtgtgtgtgtgtgtgtgtgtgtgcgtgtgtgtgcgtgtgtacttgtgtgtttATTGTATATGTGCATGTTTCTGTATCCCGTTGATAAGAGTATTATCCTTCCcatccctcctctctctctctctctctctctctctctctctctctctctctcgctctctctcactcactctctctctcgctctctctctctttctctctctctcgctctctctctctcgccctctctctcgctctctctctctctctctttctctctctctctctctctctctctctctctctttctctcgctctctctctctctctctctctctattctatagctctctctctctctctcccccctctctctctctctctttcgagttctctctctctctctcagtctctctctccctctctctctctctctctctctctctctcgctctctctctctctcgctctctctctctctctctcgcgctctctctctctctctctctctttctctctctctctctctctctctctttctctcgctctctctctctctctctctctctctctcgctctctctctctctctctctctctctctctctctctctctttctctctctctctctatctctctctatctctctctctctctctctctctctctctctttctctctcgctctctctctctctctctatctctctttctctaattTTTTCGTCAAGATtcaccaacacccccccccccccccccccccccccatccctgtATCCATCCCTTCGCCTTTGTTAATTAGAACTGGCTTGTTGCCAACTGTTTAAAGCGATGCAAATAATTATGTCAGCCTCTATCGTATTTTTCACAGGCAAAAGAAGAAGCGACAAGCGAAGAGGAAGTGTATAACGCTTTATCTTATGCCAGGCACAACACGCTACCGGAAAGCGCAAGTTACAGTCATATCTGCTTCGACAGGGAAACAGTGAAACAGAAAGACTCGCCAAGAAGGAAATCTCAAGAATGAAAACTATCATATCGATATTTGTCCACAAtattaaacaaaataaagtgtGACAGGTAGTAAGCCTATCAGAATCTTCCTCGCTTTACGGTCAAACACCCATTCGTAAATAGTCAACACAGAGTATACCATGTaaactgagagagaaaacaaacttGAATAGCCAGATATGATGGACGAAAATGAACTACCAACAAGGAACGAATCCTAACAGCTCTCAACAAACTTAGTTATAGcaatctgtttttgttttacaacTGAACTGCTTCTTACTGATATGAAGAAATCACTGTAGTAATTGATGGTACAGTAGTCACATGGATGCTCTTATAATTTCCCACCTCTAAATCTAAATTGAAACTGATATAGTTATACTCGCAACATAATGCAGTGACTGATGTAATTGTTGTAACGAAATAGGTGTTCATGTGCCAAACACCACATGTTAACTTTACGTGCAAAAATAGCTGTGTAAACCGTAACATCCTTCACACTCTTTTGCAAGTAGCCAACAGTTCATTTAGCTATAGTACTAGCTACTAAGATGTGTATAATGTTATATTCATACTGCTGAATGCTTATTAAGTTGTACATTTTTAATCTAGCAATCTGCACTGCCAGTGCAAACGGTGTATGAAACATTGTTGTTTGCCTTGACAGGCTTCTTAAATATCTGCTTTACTTCCTGCTCATTGACAAAACTAGTTGAACTattaaccaaagggaagtaagcgctctgaatgcatacgacatgtgccaTGGAGTAAGCGAGATTTATCCGGAACCAATCTTCTGGCAACTGAGATAAtaacaagcatttacatcaacACAGGACGTTCATCctctttgattttgttttgttgatttaGTTGAACTATTGCCAATGACTTACACATCAACAACACCTAATTGTACGAATGTTTGCCTTACGATGTCTGTGAGTACATCAGTTGAAGTTTATCATATACATGTAAGTTGTAGTACTGCCAACAAAGAAGTAAGCTGAATGTATTTGTATTTGCTTTCTTATACTTATTGACAAAACTGATAAATGCAAAGCTATATACGCATGTGCCAAATTCGAATAACAGATCTGTTGTTTATATGGTATGTTGGTACAAATGTAAGTTCTACCAGCCACCTGTTGACTGCCAGGGTAAAACATAAACTATACACAGTGTTCCTAATTGCTTACTACGGTCAACTTTAGTATGAATTTAGTATGTAAAGTTGTATTTGGCTACCGATGGACAAACATTTTGGTGGTCTGATACAAATGCATGTATTGACTTGATAGCATTGTTAATGGCGGATGTAGAAAGTGTATTTATATGAAACTTTACTTGAAGACATGGTAATCTAAATATCGCGGGAAACTATATCAAAGTGTAATGCATGACTGCCGTTCTTGTTGTATTATAGCACTGccatttttattatgattattGTAAATATATACAAAGAAAGGATAGTGTGTGGaatagatatataaagaaagcaAATATTCTAACATGTCTGCTGATCATTTCTGTTTTATCTTATTTTAATTGGTTTTATTGTGTACGGGATTGCTGTTCATACATTTATTTCAGAAAATTAACATATATAAGCCATATGAATAATTATAATCAGAAGTGGTCGTCGAATCATTCATGTTAATGTTTATGCATAATCGTATGCTCGTACACAGTGTTAATAAGAAAGTCTTAAGAAACACAGTGTTATTATATACACAGTGTTTAAACAAAAGTCTTTAGAATTACGGTTTTACTTTGTATGTCTAAACAATAACATACATTTACGGTGagatatactgttcaaaaaaagaaacgcatagttgctacttgccaaatttgttttatttttcgaaaaaattaacagaaaatccaatatttagattatttgtttgaaagttggtatggacacagttgaatgcacacacagttcatttgcatcttcaaatcaatcagtcaatcaatacgattgggtgccgaggctgtcaagtcagtagggggtgtgactgccttgagcagcaacaactgcccggcaccttctgggcatggactggatcagatgccggatatcttgctgtgggatggtgtcccactcctcctgaagtgcctgcaatagatcgcggtgatttcccggcgcttcttctcgcctgcgcacacgtctgtccaattcatcccagaggtgttctatcgggttcatgtctggcgacatggatggccagggaagcacctggacatggtggtcggtaaggaactgggtggtgagtcgtgctgtgtgcgggcgagcgttgtcctgctggaatatggcatcctggtcagccagaagaggaagggcgtgtgggcgcagaatttcctccacgtatcgctgggcagttatgcgcccttggacgtgcaccagggtgctccttccagcggtattgatcgcccctcacaccatgacgcctccaccaccatgaacgggtgcctcatccacacagttgggcgcgtaacgttcgtttactctccggtagaccctcctccgaccatcatgtcgctggagcaggaagtaggactcgtcgctgaaccacacgtgtctccagtgattccggacggtccagcgaaggtgctggttgccccactgcactcggttctggcgatggcggcgggtgaggacagctcctctgtgaggtctgcgagctctcaaaccagcttcatgcaggcggttccgcacggtctggtccgataatcggtgtggcccggggagagcctggacagaagatgaggccgacaggaaacgattccggaggtggcggagccgtatgaagcggccgtgagcagcagttgtcgcccttggtcttcccgttcgtggcaagtcagcaacggagccagtggcttgaaacctgacccacagtctactgatggtgctctgggacacgtggaagtgcctggcgatt
It contains:
- the LOC138956956 gene encoding uncharacterized protein, which gives rise to MAVFRGLLAGVFALPLFAVVIALVNAIRKRLNKHRGASNSIEGGRDEEASCEDTGTVSGQSNDPPAEDTCSSTPPTVNAASTEQLTASSDTESVQTEIHPPMETLCRRQSEPLLAATGEGMGNTAEYCNIAKTAQPPNKAARCKRHSEPSLGATKEDLGTDAVYSNVPKKVHQPNQTAPFKGQSEPLLAAAGEGLDNDAVYCKIYKTTTSGRQKSVPAVYSNVSEEVHQSGKTSPLSTRQLQDSLTVTGEGLDNDAVYCRINKAANSGAQRSLPPGRRAASEESRLRNHCKKDDRGKAAEDDKSIALSPEESLATNTAKEEATSEEEVYNALSYARHNTLPESASYSHICFDRETVKQKDSPRRKSQE